In Desulfosediminicola ganghwensis, a single window of DNA contains:
- a CDS encoding glutamate-5-semialdehyde dehydrogenase, with product MTDTKSLNETIITMAKAAQQASVAMMPVSSKQKDGALRRVAQLLDQNRPIIQSENEKDLLAGREKGLSKAMLDRLALTDKVIDSMIQGLQEVIALQDPVGSVDSLKLRPNGLQVGRMRVPLGVIAMIYESRPNVTIDAAALCLKTGNAVLLRGGSEAIHSNLVLAGILQQALQETGLPTDAVQVIPVTDRQAVNFLLQQEETIDLVIPRGGEGLIRFVSETSRIPVLKHYKGVCHIFVDEYADLDKATPVIVNGKTSRPGVCNALEGVLIHEAVADKYVPEIVKTLTDKGVTVKGCQKTVELCNLAEQALETDWGTEFLELTLVCRVVKDMEEACRYIHKHGSKHTEVILTENYSNANAFISHVDASAVMVNASTRFNDGGQLGLGAEIGISTTKLHAYGPMGLEELTARKFVVYGNGQVRN from the coding sequence ATGACTGATACGAAGAGTCTGAATGAGACGATTATTACTATGGCCAAAGCTGCACAGCAGGCGTCCGTTGCTATGATGCCGGTCTCCAGCAAGCAAAAAGATGGCGCACTTCGTCGGGTTGCACAGTTACTTGATCAGAATCGACCGATTATCCAGTCTGAAAATGAAAAAGATCTGCTGGCCGGCAGAGAAAAGGGTCTCTCAAAAGCAATGCTGGATCGTCTCGCTTTGACCGATAAAGTGATTGACTCGATGATTCAGGGGCTGCAGGAGGTAATCGCTCTGCAGGACCCCGTCGGTAGTGTTGATTCTTTAAAGCTCCGGCCAAACGGTCTGCAGGTGGGCAGGATGCGCGTGCCCCTCGGCGTGATTGCGATGATTTACGAGTCGCGTCCAAATGTTACCATCGACGCTGCCGCGCTCTGTCTGAAGACAGGAAACGCTGTACTTCTTCGGGGCGGGTCTGAAGCTATTCACTCAAATTTGGTCCTGGCCGGTATATTGCAGCAGGCATTGCAGGAGACGGGTTTGCCGACGGATGCTGTACAGGTTATTCCTGTAACCGATAGGCAGGCTGTTAACTTTTTGTTGCAGCAGGAAGAAACCATAGATCTGGTTATTCCAAGGGGAGGAGAGGGGCTTATCCGATTTGTGAGTGAAACATCGAGGATTCCGGTGTTGAAACACTACAAAGGAGTCTGCCATATCTTCGTTGATGAGTATGCTGATCTTGATAAGGCCACACCTGTAATTGTTAATGGTAAGACGAGCCGTCCCGGCGTATGCAATGCCCTGGAAGGTGTGCTGATTCATGAGGCTGTAGCAGACAAATATGTACCTGAAATTGTTAAAACACTTACCGATAAGGGTGTTACAGTCAAGGGGTGCCAAAAGACAGTCGAGCTTTGCAACTTGGCCGAGCAGGCCTTAGAGACCGACTGGGGTACGGAATTCCTGGAACTCACCCTGGTTTGCCGCGTTGTCAAAGATATGGAGGAGGCGTGCCGTTATATCCATAAGCACGGTTCTAAACATACAGAGGTGATTCTGACCGAAAATTACAGTAACGCCAATGCCTTTATTTCTCATGTAGATGCTTCTGCAGTCATGGTTAATGCCTCAACCAGGTTCAATGATGGAGGCCAGCTTGGGCTGGGCGCAGAGATCGGTATCAGCACTACCAAGTTACATGCCTACGGGCCAATGGGTCTTGAGGAGCTTACTGCCAGGAAGTTTGTGGTTTATGGCAACGGTCAGGTACGGAACTGA
- the nadD gene encoding nicotinate (nicotinamide) nucleotide adenylyltransferase: MQNVGLLGGTFDPIHDGHLQLANAARTELGLDKVLLILAAGPPHKCHNSVTAFHHRKKMLLLALQDREFIQPCFVEGDLPVPSYTIDTVRFLKKRDGDTVNYSFIIGVDAFADLLSWKEYRQLLSLVHLIVAKRKGFSRQGALDAIALQLGYRVEASNSRWVAEGELKDIYFLDAQPDAISSSTIRSELRRGTVKVAGVHPQVLDYIRKNDLYLT, encoded by the coding sequence ATGCAAAATGTCGGTTTGCTGGGTGGGACATTCGATCCCATCCACGATGGACATCTTCAGTTAGCCAATGCGGCGAGAACTGAATTGGGTCTTGATAAGGTATTACTGATACTTGCCGCAGGGCCACCCCACAAATGTCATAACAGTGTCACTGCATTTCACCATCGTAAAAAGATGTTGCTACTTGCTCTGCAAGATCGGGAATTCATTCAGCCCTGCTTTGTGGAGGGTGATCTTCCCGTGCCATCGTACACCATTGACACTGTCAGGTTTTTGAAAAAACGAGACGGCGATACTGTCAATTATTCCTTTATTATCGGAGTGGACGCATTTGCAGATCTTTTGAGCTGGAAAGAGTATAGGCAACTGCTGTCACTCGTTCACCTGATTGTTGCCAAACGCAAGGGGTTCAGTAGGCAGGGGGCACTTGACGCTATTGCGCTTCAACTCGGCTATCGCGTTGAAGCCTCAAACTCTAGATGGGTGGCAGAGGGTGAATTGAAAGACATTTATTTTCTTGATGCCCAGCCTGATGCCATCTCCTCTTCCACAATACGATCAGAATTGAGACGTGGAACAGTGAAGGTGGCAGGGGTACATCCGCAAGTGTTGGATTATATACGAAAAAACGACCTGTACCTTACGTAA
- a CDS encoding response regulator, with protein sequence MSDSKLGNTVETKIKILIVDDSIIFRKFLQETMKGLAGISICTVAKNGIEALDLVLKIQPDVILMDLEMPLMDGVTTLQHLMIHRPTPTIIFSSNADEGSKEEVEVLKNGAVGFFSKADFFVNGRQDAFSARIRLAIIAASKTHVEHQPLSSQSSVGSTVKKETSMRLVFCEECGARNSVELEADLNSDTVSLCKECGDPLIIIEDMKAGAA encoded by the coding sequence ATGTCTGACTCCAAACTTGGGAATACAGTGGAAACAAAAATTAAAATTCTCATTGTCGACGATTCCATAATTTTCCGGAAATTTCTTCAGGAAACTATGAAGGGGTTGGCTGGCATATCTATTTGCACTGTTGCCAAAAATGGCATAGAGGCACTGGATCTGGTGCTGAAAATTCAACCTGATGTCATTTTGATGGATCTGGAAATGCCGTTGATGGACGGTGTTACAACTCTGCAGCATCTGATGATACACAGACCCACGCCAACTATTATATTTTCAAGTAACGCGGATGAGGGCTCAAAAGAAGAGGTCGAGGTCCTGAAGAATGGTGCGGTAGGTTTTTTCAGCAAAGCAGATTTTTTTGTCAATGGCAGGCAAGATGCGTTTTCGGCCAGAATTCGCCTGGCAATAATAGCAGCGTCGAAAACTCATGTTGAGCATCAGCCATTAAGCAGCCAATCATCTGTGGGCAGCACAGTGAAGAAAGAGACTAGCATGAGGTTGGTTTTCTGTGAAGAGTGCGGTGCCAGAAACAGTGTTGAATTAGAGGCAGATTTAAACAGCGATACCGTCTCGTTATGCAAGGAATGTGGTGATCCGTTAATAATAATTGAAGACATGAAAGCAGGAGCAGCCTGA
- the ung gene encoding uracil-DNA glycosylase → MLWEEEVPMLNRGVHKELVAKAYGPASLGQRVYPPKECVFQSMRVTTLDSVKVVVIGQDPYFNEHNGVGPEAHGLCFSVKDGVPTPPSLRNIFLEINNTVYKGKAGRSKTDLTDWAEQGVLLLNASLTVIAKQPNSHAKLGWHELTDDIIQTISRKKENVVFMLWGAFAQKKAALIDSSKHHILKTSHPSPLSAHRGFIGSGVFVNCNRYLESNGMAPIIW, encoded by the coding sequence ATGTTATGGGAAGAAGAAGTCCCAATGCTTAACCGGGGAGTCCATAAAGAACTTGTTGCCAAAGCGTATGGCCCGGCTTCACTTGGGCAGAGAGTTTACCCACCCAAAGAATGTGTTTTTCAATCGATGCGAGTCACCACTCTCGACTCGGTCAAAGTTGTGGTAATCGGCCAGGATCCATACTTTAACGAGCATAATGGTGTCGGGCCTGAAGCGCATGGCTTATGTTTTTCTGTAAAAGATGGGGTACCAACGCCTCCGTCGCTGAGAAACATATTCCTGGAAATAAACAACACAGTTTATAAGGGAAAGGCGGGCAGGAGCAAAACAGACCTGACAGACTGGGCAGAGCAGGGGGTGTTGTTGCTCAACGCCAGCCTGACAGTAATAGCCAAGCAACCTAATTCACATGCAAAGCTTGGCTGGCATGAACTCACTGACGATATCATTCAGACAATCTCCCGGAAGAAAGAGAATGTAGTTTTTATGTTATGGGGAGCATTTGCTCAGAAAAAAGCAGCACTTATTGACAGCAGCAAACACCATATTCTTAAAACCAGTCATCCTTCACCACTTTCCGCTCATAGGGGATTTATCGGCTCTGGTGTTTTTGTGAATTGTAATAGATATTTGGAAAGCAACGGTATGGCTCCAATTATCTGGTAA